Proteins from a single region of Alloscardovia omnicolens:
- a CDS encoding response regulator transcription factor produces the protein MIRVAVVDDHEMFRAGVIAAITNSVDIVGQAGDVEGSIAMIADTQPDVVLLDVHVPGGNGGGGAEILTRSKQASPQTIFLALSVSDSAEDVGAVIRAGARGYVTKAISPEDLISSIQQVSEGYAVFSPQLAGFVLQAFQGAPPASDHAGAQTYEEDEELNSLSEREQEVMRLIARGYTYKEVAAELFISIKTVESHMSKVLHKLQLSNRAQLTRWAVQRRIV, from the coding sequence ATGATTCGAGTAGCTGTTGTTGACGATCATGAAATGTTTCGTGCAGGAGTTATTGCAGCCATCACCAATTCAGTAGATATTGTGGGACAAGCAGGCGATGTAGAAGGATCCATTGCTATGATTGCCGATACTCAACCTGATGTTGTTCTCCTCGACGTGCATGTGCCTGGCGGAAACGGTGGCGGCGGAGCAGAAATTCTTACACGCTCGAAGCAGGCTTCACCTCAAACTATCTTCCTCGCCTTATCTGTTTCTGATTCAGCAGAAGACGTGGGAGCGGTTATTCGTGCTGGCGCTCGCGGATACGTAACCAAAGCTATTAGCCCTGAAGACCTTATCTCTTCTATCCAACAAGTATCAGAAGGTTATGCTGTGTTCTCACCACAGTTAGCAGGCTTCGTCCTGCAGGCATTCCAGGGAGCGCCACCTGCCTCTGATCATGCTGGCGCACAAACGTATGAAGAAGATGAGGAGCTCAACTCTCTCAGCGAGCGCGAACAGGAAGTCATGCGTCTTATTGCTCGCGGATACACCTATAAAGAAGTGGCTGCAGAGTTGTTTATCTCCATTAAAACTGTGGAAAGCCATATGTCAAAGGTGCTTCACAAGCTGCAGCTTTCTAATCGCGCACAATTGACTCGTTGGGCTGTTCAGCGCAGAATTGTGTAG
- a CDS encoding hydroxymethylglutaryl-CoA synthase yields the protein MTSTPSIGIDCISMFTPAYYLDVRELAVARGVVPDKFTIGIGQDQQAVIPSSQDIVTMGASAAVRLRADIDDDRLGLVIVGTESGVDASKASALYVHDLLDLPHGVRCLEIKEACFGGTAALLAARDYVAAHPGKQALVIAADVARYGLATGGEVTQGGGAVAMLVSENPRILEIDAETAVYSGSIQDFWRPVYTDEAQARGKYSTEQYLEFFEHVWADYAEHTHAQVSDYAGFLFHLPYTKMGAKALRKLEEMTQPSDETRELLEQRFESSIQYSRRVGNMYTGSLYLGLLSLLEQDDTVKAGDQLALFSYGSGAVAELFTARVVEGYKTALFAREHREMLDGRTQLSVSEYEAVFRDAVPYSPEDYSANSNYYCGQYVLTGVVGMERQYQRL from the coding sequence ATGACTAGCACTCCATCCATCGGTATTGATTGCATCAGTATGTTTACGCCAGCATATTATCTGGATGTACGTGAATTAGCGGTAGCGCGTGGAGTTGTTCCCGATAAATTTACGATTGGTATTGGTCAAGATCAGCAAGCAGTTATCCCATCGAGTCAAGATATTGTGACGATGGGAGCAAGTGCTGCTGTGCGTTTACGAGCAGATATTGATGATGATCGTCTTGGTTTGGTTATTGTGGGCACTGAATCGGGTGTGGACGCTTCTAAAGCATCAGCTTTGTATGTTCATGATTTACTTGATTTACCGCACGGGGTGCGATGCTTGGAAATAAAAGAAGCGTGTTTTGGTGGAACAGCTGCTTTGCTGGCTGCTCGTGATTACGTGGCTGCCCATCCGGGTAAACAAGCATTGGTTATTGCTGCTGACGTAGCACGCTACGGTTTGGCTACTGGTGGAGAAGTGACACAGGGCGGTGGTGCTGTGGCTATGCTTGTGTCTGAAAATCCACGCATTTTGGAGATTGACGCGGAAACTGCAGTGTATTCAGGCAGTATTCAAGATTTTTGGCGGCCAGTATATACCGATGAAGCTCAGGCGCGTGGTAAATACTCTACTGAGCAATACTTAGAATTCTTTGAACACGTGTGGGCTGACTATGCTGAACATACTCATGCGCAAGTATCGGATTATGCTGGATTCCTCTTCCATCTGCCATACACAAAAATGGGAGCGAAAGCATTACGCAAGCTCGAAGAGATGACCCAGCCTAGCGACGAAACACGCGAACTACTTGAACAGCGTTTTGAGAGCAGCATTCAGTATTCACGCCGTGTAGGAAATATGTATACGGGATCACTCTATCTCGGATTACTCTCCTTGTTGGAGCAGGATGACACTGTAAAAGCTGGAGATCAGTTAGCGCTGTTTTCATATGGTTCAGGTGCAGTAGCAGAACTCTTTACTGCGCGCGTGGTTGAGGGCTATAAAACTGCGCTTTTTGCCCGAGAACATCGAGAGATGCTAGACGGTCGCACTCAGTTAAGTGTTTCTGAATATGAGGCAGTATTCCGTGATGCTGTACCGTATTCTCCCGAAGACTACAGTGCAAATTCAAACTATTACTGCGGTCAGTATGTGCTCACAGGTGTTGTGGGAATGGAAAGGCAATATCAGCGTTTATAA
- a CDS encoding hydroxymethylglutaryl-CoA reductase, degradative, whose protein sequence is MNSSRKFHDLTARERLDVLRDAGEISSDDAAELLRINELGVLSADVAAHIIENQVSQYALPLGVVRGLVVNNKSYVVPMVVEEASVVAAASHGAHMAARCGSICATSQPHRVLGEIVFEAAEVSAERAREIVVSCGTQLFEIARAALPSMHARSGGLEKIDVESSDNGTFTKILLTVNPCDAMGANAVNTIAEAVKTTLSQWLNASALVAILSNSGDESLTIAEVELTPQSVAVRGTEPEELVHRIALLSDLAQEDYARAVTHNKGIMNGISSAVLASGNDTRAVEACAHAYAAHSGKYQPLSTWHVNKSGNLCGRIELPLQVGIVGGSASSLPVAKIARRLGGYSNVTEFKNVLAALGLVQNLSALRALAGPGIQAGHMNLQMNALALAAGARGSEIDIIVEQLRALPSQERNSAQAARLIDELRACE, encoded by the coding sequence ATGAACAGCTCTCGTAAATTTCATGATTTAACAGCACGAGAGCGTTTAGATGTGCTCCGTGATGCTGGAGAGATTTCTTCTGATGATGCTGCTGAGCTGCTGCGTATCAACGAGTTGGGAGTTCTGAGTGCTGATGTGGCGGCGCATATTATTGAGAACCAAGTCTCCCAGTATGCCTTACCTCTCGGAGTGGTGCGCGGCCTGGTAGTAAATAATAAAAGCTACGTCGTCCCCATGGTAGTTGAAGAGGCTTCGGTTGTGGCAGCTGCCTCACATGGTGCACATATGGCTGCTCGGTGCGGATCTATTTGTGCTACTTCACAGCCACATCGTGTGCTGGGGGAGATTGTGTTTGAAGCGGCCGAGGTTAGCGCCGAACGCGCTCGTGAAATCGTAGTTTCATGTGGAACACAACTGTTTGAGATTGCTCGTGCCGCTTTACCGAGTATGCATGCGCGTTCAGGTGGGCTTGAAAAAATTGACGTTGAGAGTTCGGATAACGGCACATTCACGAAAATTCTTTTGACTGTTAATCCGTGTGACGCTATGGGAGCTAATGCGGTTAATACCATAGCAGAAGCTGTAAAAACTACTCTATCGCAGTGGTTAAATGCGTCAGCATTGGTGGCAATTTTGTCTAATAGCGGCGATGAGAGTCTAACCATAGCTGAGGTTGAATTAACACCACAATCTGTTGCTGTGCGCGGAACAGAACCTGAAGAGCTTGTGCATCGCATTGCGTTACTATCAGATTTAGCACAAGAGGATTATGCGCGTGCTGTAACACATAATAAAGGTATTATGAACGGAATTTCTTCTGCTGTGCTGGCTTCTGGTAACGATACTCGCGCAGTAGAAGCTTGTGCTCATGCCTATGCTGCGCATAGCGGAAAGTATCAACCGCTGAGCACGTGGCACGTCAATAAGTCTGGCAATCTATGTGGGCGCATTGAGCTGCCATTGCAAGTAGGTATTGTAGGAGGATCGGCTAGCTCGTTGCCAGTAGCAAAAATCGCACGCCGTCTTGGCGGATACTCCAATGTAACTGAGTTTAAAAACGTTTTAGCTGCTTTAGGGCTTGTGCAAAATCTATCTGCTTTGCGTGCGCTTGCCGGTCCCGGAATTCAAGCCGGACACATGAACTTACAGATGAATGCTTTAGCTCTTGCAGCTGGAGCACGCGGATCAGAAATCGACATTATTGTAGAACAGTTGCGCGCTTTACCATCACAAGAGCGTAACTCAGCTCAGGCAGCACGTCTTATTGATGAGCTTCGCGCTTGCGAATAA
- a CDS encoding acetyl-CoA C-acetyltransferase codes for MVDVVIVSAARTPIGKFSGALSSLSSVELGTIAAKAAIERAGISADSVDQAIFGNVLQANAGQNVARQIALKSGMATHSTAMTINEVCGSGLKAARLGQAALAMGDADIVLVGGTESMSNAPHYLPKLRDGQRYGNTEMVDAIYRDGLSDAFTGEPMGVTAENVAKRFDITREQQDEFALNSHRKAVAAQERGAFDEEIVPVTLHTRKGDVVIDRDENPRPDTSLEKLSQLPSVFVDGGGVTAGNASGINDGACALILMRKQDAQARGISYLAEIRGYCEGGIDPDFMGYAPKHVIEKLMKSTGDQLDDMDLVEVNEAFAAQSLAVAQQLKLDASRLNVNGGAIALGHPLGCSGARILTTLIYALRARQQHDGVAALCVGGGIGVAMQVHVN; via the coding sequence ATGGTAGATGTAGTTATTGTGAGTGCAGCGCGCACACCTATTGGTAAATTCTCGGGTGCGCTATCGTCTTTGAGTTCCGTCGAGTTAGGAACGATTGCTGCCAAAGCTGCTATTGAACGCGCGGGCATAAGTGCCGACAGCGTTGATCAAGCTATTTTCGGAAATGTATTGCAGGCTAATGCTGGGCAAAATGTAGCACGTCAAATTGCCCTGAAATCTGGCATGGCTACGCATTCAACCGCAATGACAATCAACGAAGTATGCGGTTCAGGATTGAAAGCAGCGCGCTTAGGTCAAGCAGCTCTTGCAATGGGCGACGCTGATATTGTGCTTGTAGGCGGAACAGAATCTATGAGCAATGCTCCACATTATTTGCCAAAATTGCGCGATGGTCAGCGCTATGGCAATACGGAAATGGTAGATGCTATTTATCGCGATGGGCTTTCAGACGCTTTTACTGGTGAACCAATGGGTGTGACTGCAGAAAACGTCGCTAAACGTTTTGATATTACGCGTGAGCAGCAAGACGAGTTTGCTTTGAATTCTCATCGCAAAGCTGTGGCAGCGCAAGAACGTGGCGCTTTCGATGAAGAGATTGTGCCCGTTACTCTCCACACCCGCAAGGGCGATGTAGTTATTGATCGTGATGAGAATCCACGTCCTGATACATCTTTAGAAAAGCTTTCTCAACTGCCTAGCGTTTTCGTTGATGGCGGTGGTGTTACTGCTGGCAATGCTAGCGGTATTAATGATGGTGCTTGTGCATTAATTTTGATGCGCAAACAGGATGCACAAGCCCGCGGAATATCTTATCTTGCTGAAATTCGCGGATATTGCGAAGGCGGAATCGACCCAGATTTTATGGGTTATGCTCCGAAGCATGTGATTGAAAAACTGATGAAATCCACCGGTGATCAGCTTGATGACATGGACTTGGTGGAAGTGAATGAAGCCTTTGCAGCGCAATCTCTTGCTGTGGCGCAACAGTTGAAACTAGATGCATCTCGTCTTAACGTCAACGGCGGAGCTATTGCTTTGGGGCATCCTTTGGGATGCTCGGGCGCTCGCATTTTAACCACGCTTATTTATGCCTTACGCGCTCGCCAGCAGCATGACGGTGTGGCTGCCCTCTGTGTGGGCGGTGGCATTGGCGTGGCTATGCAAGTGCACGTGAATTAA
- a CDS encoding DHA2 family efflux MFS transporter permease subunit, whose protein sequence is MSTTQQSTRPKVKHPYLVMSSLYAAAFSGMYSETAMNVILPAIGSQFHVSTSLTQWLVVGYMLVIGLVLPFSSILIKHFPVRTLTFAALGAFAAGAIMSALAPNFAILLIGRAVQGIGLGIALPMTFSLLLEIFPPHKLGAAMGMTTLIIMIAPVIGPALAGIIAGSLGWRFVFWSIVLIAAIGGVCAARFLINVYELTKPSVDVLSIILSVLGFGGIVLGAGMASEFGWMSVPVLAAFIIGIASLIWYSMRQIASRTPVLNLRAFGYRDFALGTILVMLNFGITLITMFLLPQFFQNSAQLAVALAGVVMLPGGLFNAVVGVFSGRSYNKLGARIPALIGFAITTIGIILLITQTLVAHPQIPLIIVYHILMMIGIPLAMTPMQTYALSALPRELNPDGSTIMNTLQQVVGAVFTAVATSLLMTGQASYTGTDAAARFSTGTRWGLIMALVVAMLGLCGSFFLRSNTHKETKHASADTDNAADEPLLHSLMKTDVYTIAETDTAMDAIRTLTQHGISGAPVVRADGSLVGFVSDGDILNLVADHVPEFTTFYSAMIESAVLENNATSFSSRVRENMNRPVSEFAHHSVISVDVNDSMAHICEVMVSQHLKKVPVLDSKNNNKMVGILNRSDVLKYVVNHF, encoded by the coding sequence GTGTCTACCACACAGCAATCAACCCGTCCGAAAGTTAAACACCCATATTTGGTTATGTCTTCGCTTTACGCAGCCGCATTTTCTGGCATGTATAGCGAAACGGCAATGAATGTTATTTTGCCTGCAATCGGCTCCCAATTCCACGTATCCACATCATTAACTCAGTGGCTTGTTGTGGGATATATGCTCGTTATCGGCTTAGTTCTGCCATTTTCATCAATTCTTATTAAGCATTTCCCTGTGCGCACCTTGACCTTTGCCGCACTCGGAGCTTTCGCAGCCGGCGCTATTATGAGTGCACTTGCGCCAAACTTTGCAATTTTGCTTATTGGCCGTGCCGTTCAGGGCATCGGATTAGGCATTGCCTTGCCAATGACCTTCTCCCTTCTGCTAGAGATTTTCCCACCACATAAGCTCGGTGCCGCTATGGGCATGACCACCTTGATCATTATGATTGCCCCAGTTATTGGCCCTGCTTTGGCTGGTATTATTGCCGGTAGCTTAGGCTGGCGTTTTGTATTCTGGTCTATTGTGCTGATTGCCGCGATTGGTGGAGTATGCGCTGCTCGTTTCCTCATCAACGTCTATGAATTAACGAAGCCATCTGTTGATGTACTGTCCATTATTCTGTCGGTTCTCGGCTTTGGCGGCATTGTTCTTGGCGCTGGTATGGCCAGTGAATTCGGATGGATGTCTGTTCCAGTATTAGCAGCTTTTATTATCGGTATTGCTTCTCTGATCTGGTACAGCATGCGTCAAATCGCATCTCGCACGCCTGTTTTGAATTTACGCGCTTTTGGATATCGTGATTTTGCACTCGGAACCATTCTGGTCATGCTGAACTTTGGTATCACTTTGATTACTATGTTCCTTCTGCCGCAGTTCTTCCAAAATTCAGCTCAACTTGCTGTGGCTTTAGCAGGTGTGGTTATGCTTCCTGGAGGATTGTTTAACGCTGTTGTAGGCGTCTTCTCTGGACGTTCCTACAATAAGCTTGGCGCGCGCATTCCAGCTCTTATTGGATTTGCTATTACCACTATTGGCATCATTTTGCTCATTACTCAAACATTGGTTGCTCACCCTCAAATTCCTTTGATCATTGTCTACCATATTTTGATGATGATTGGTATTCCTCTGGCTATGACTCCAATGCAAACCTATGCTTTGAGCGCTCTACCTCGTGAACTCAACCCTGATGGCTCCACTATTATGAATACCTTGCAGCAGGTCGTCGGTGCTGTATTCACTGCTGTTGCAACCTCATTGCTGATGACTGGTCAAGCATCGTATACCGGCACTGACGCAGCTGCACGCTTTAGTACAGGTACTCGTTGGGGCTTAATCATGGCACTTGTAGTTGCTATGCTCGGTTTATGCGGATCATTCTTCCTGCGTAGCAATACTCACAAAGAAACGAAGCACGCTTCTGCTGACACCGATAACGCGGCTGATGAGCCATTGTTGCACTCTTTGATGAAGACAGACGTATACACCATTGCTGAAACTGATACCGCTATGGATGCCATTCGCACATTAACACAGCATGGTATTTCTGGCGCTCCAGTCGTGCGTGCTGACGGTAGCTTAGTTGGATTCGTATCTGATGGCGATATTTTGAATCTAGTAGCTGATCACGTGCCAGAATTCACCACTTTCTATAGCGCAATGATTGAAAGCGCTGTCCTTGAAAACAACGCTACCAGCTTCTCATCGCGCGTCCGTGAAAATATGAACCGACCAGTTTCTGAGTTTGCTCACCACAGTGTTATTTCTGTGGACGTTAATGATTCTATGGCTCATATTTGCGAGGTCATGGTTTCTCAGCATCTTAAGAAAGTTCCTGTTCTAGATAGCAAGAACAACAACAAAATGGTGGGAATACTGAACCGGTCTGACGTGCTCAAATACGTAGTAAACCATTTCTAG
- the serS gene encoding serine--tRNA ligase, giving the protein MLDIQFIREHADLVKESQRKRGESVDLVDETLRADQNRRDALKAFEEARAQQKAMGKKVASAPQDEKAALIAQTKELAAQVAQFKESADKATEDYTNLMWKFSNVVEDAAPEGGEDDYVVLQEIGTPRDFAAEGFEPKNHLELGVGVAGIDMTRGAKVSGSRFYFLCGAIARMELAMLTMAVDQAEDNGFIMTTTPTLVRPEIMAGTGFLNSHADEIYRLREPDDSYLVGTSEVALAGMHADEIIDLSNGPLRYAGWSSCYRREAGSAGKDTMGIIRVHQFNKVEMFTYVKQEDAQAEHQRLLAMEQEMLSKVEVPYRIIDTAAGDLGSSAARKFDCEAWVPTQGRYRELTSTSNCTEYQARRLNIRERVDEGGTRPVATLNGTLATTRWLVAILENKQNADGSITIPEAMRPYMGGKQVIEPTTWEA; this is encoded by the coding sequence ATGCTAGATATTCAATTTATTCGTGAACACGCTGACCTCGTGAAGGAATCCCAGCGTAAGCGTGGCGAGTCTGTGGACTTAGTAGATGAAACTTTGCGTGCAGACCAGAATCGTCGTGATGCTCTCAAAGCTTTCGAAGAGGCTCGTGCGCAGCAAAAAGCTATGGGTAAGAAGGTTGCCTCTGCTCCTCAGGATGAGAAGGCTGCTTTGATTGCGCAAACTAAGGAATTGGCTGCGCAGGTAGCTCAGTTCAAAGAATCAGCAGATAAGGCAACTGAGGACTACACCAATCTGATGTGGAAGTTCTCGAATGTGGTTGAAGACGCTGCTCCTGAAGGTGGCGAAGATGATTACGTCGTGCTTCAAGAAATTGGCACTCCTCGTGATTTTGCTGCTGAAGGTTTTGAACCAAAGAATCATTTAGAGCTTGGAGTGGGCGTTGCGGGCATTGATATGACTCGCGGTGCGAAAGTATCTGGATCTCGCTTCTACTTCCTGTGTGGTGCTATTGCTCGTATGGAGTTAGCAATGCTGACCATGGCTGTGGATCAGGCTGAAGATAACGGCTTTATTATGACCACCACTCCAACCTTGGTGCGTCCAGAGATTATGGCTGGAACAGGCTTTTTGAATTCGCATGCTGACGAGATTTATCGTTTGCGTGAGCCAGATGATTCCTATTTAGTAGGAACTTCTGAAGTGGCTTTGGCTGGTATGCATGCTGACGAAATTATTGACCTATCTAATGGTCCTTTGCGTTATGCTGGTTGGTCTAGCTGCTATCGCCGTGAAGCTGGTTCTGCTGGTAAAGACACTATGGGCATTATTCGCGTTCATCAGTTCAATAAGGTGGAAATGTTCACCTATGTTAAGCAGGAGGATGCTCAGGCTGAACATCAACGTTTGCTTGCTATGGAGCAGGAGATGCTGAGCAAGGTTGAAGTTCCTTACCGCATTATTGATACAGCTGCGGGAGATTTGGGGTCGTCGGCTGCTCGAAAGTTTGACTGCGAAGCTTGGGTGCCAACTCAGGGACGTTATCGTGAACTGACGTCCACCTCTAACTGCACGGAATACCAGGCTCGTCGCTTGAATATTCGCGAACGCGTGGATGAAGGTGGCACTCGTCCAGTGGCGACGTTGAACGGAACTTTGGCTACAACGCGCTGGCTGGTGGCTATTTTGGAAAATAAGCAGAATGCTGACGGTTCTATTACTATTCCTGAAGCAATGCGCCCATACATGGGTGGTAAGCAAGTAATTGAGCCAACTACTTGGGAGGCTTAA
- a CDS encoding zinc-dependent alcohol dehydrogenase family protein → MKAATYVSAGVLELTEKEKPHIVKPTDAVVRMVKTTICGTDLHILGGDVPACKPGTTLGHEAIGIVEEVGDAVSNFKVGDKVIVSCVTACNTCYYCKNQLPSHCEDGGWILGHLIEGTQAEYIHIPHADGSLYHAPESVDDEALVMLSDILPTSYEIGVLPSHVKPGDTVCIVGAGPIGLAALLTVQFFSPSRIIMVDLSESRLEAAKEFGATDTVVSTTTEEVRDKVMALTDGRGVDIVFECVGYPATFDICQNVVAIGGHIANVGVHGKPVEFNLQDLWIKNITLNTGLVNANTTGMLLEVLKSGKIDATKLITHHFKLSEIDQAYKVFKAAEENHTLKVIIENDLS, encoded by the coding sequence ATGAAAGCAGCAACATATGTGTCCGCTGGAGTTCTGGAACTAACAGAGAAAGAAAAGCCACATATTGTCAAGCCAACCGACGCGGTTGTACGCATGGTTAAAACTACTATTTGCGGTACAGATTTACACATTCTGGGTGGAGATGTGCCTGCATGCAAACCAGGAACGACCTTAGGCCATGAAGCTATTGGTATTGTGGAAGAAGTTGGCGATGCTGTAAGTAATTTCAAAGTAGGAGATAAAGTTATTGTCTCCTGCGTTACTGCATGCAATACCTGCTATTACTGCAAGAATCAACTGCCAAGTCACTGCGAAGATGGCGGTTGGATTCTGGGACATTTGATTGAGGGTACTCAAGCCGAGTATATTCATATTCCTCATGCTGACGGCAGCCTGTATCACGCACCTGAATCAGTCGATGACGAAGCCCTCGTTATGCTGTCTGATATTTTGCCAACATCATATGAAATTGGCGTACTGCCATCACACGTCAAGCCAGGCGACACTGTATGTATTGTGGGCGCAGGACCTATTGGTTTGGCAGCTTTGCTCACCGTGCAGTTCTTCTCCCCAAGCCGCATCATCATGGTTGATTTGTCTGAATCACGCCTGGAAGCAGCTAAGGAATTTGGTGCGACGGATACCGTTGTTTCTACAACAACCGAAGAAGTGCGCGACAAAGTTATGGCGTTAACAGATGGTCGCGGCGTGGATATTGTCTTCGAATGTGTGGGCTATCCAGCTACTTTCGATATTTGCCAAAACGTGGTTGCTATTGGTGGACATATTGCTAACGTGGGTGTGCACGGTAAGCCGGTAGAATTCAATTTGCAAGATTTGTGGATTAAGAATATTACCTTGAATACCGGTTTAGTGAACGCCAATACCACGGGTATGCTGCTCGAAGTGCTCAAGAGCGGCAAGATTGATGCCACAAAGCTGATTACCCACCACTTTAAGCTCTCTGAGATTGACCAAGCTTATAAGGTCTTTAAGGCTGCAGAAGAGAACCACACCTTAAAGGTAATTATCGAAAACGACCTCAGCTAA
- a CDS encoding diacylglycerol kinase family protein: MNKIMDMSWGAIATVIAVIVIAVFIVLTIIASIRKERKQQEIAEAVERLSDERITYAFIINPSKPEAEQTRSFISEYCTTHGIENPLFIDTQLDKDGRACAEEALERGADVVIAVGGDGTVRTVASAMAYSTHAFGVIPIGTGNLFARNMGIPVDNVEAALSIATSHGSRRVDMGRMSLLDSADPEHEHGFLVIAGAGFDANMINDTDPELKANISWFAYFVAAFKHLFGKKSHGTILIRTTSGAQHTIESAQFRTIMAGNCGNIPGFTLMPDAQFDDGILDIETIDTRSGIIGWMSLLWDVIHKTITRSSKQSPFATHATVRQYQGVSAEVIIEKPVLAEVDGDVLSLSNHFIFTVDRRALLVRAPRLGTAAEATGSLPPVKE, encoded by the coding sequence ATGAATAAAATTATGGATATGAGTTGGGGAGCCATTGCAACAGTTATAGCAGTCATTGTGATTGCTGTTTTTATTGTGCTGACAATTATTGCAAGCATTCGTAAAGAGCGTAAGCAGCAAGAGATTGCTGAAGCTGTGGAGCGATTAAGCGATGAACGCATTACTTACGCGTTTATTATTAACCCTTCCAAACCAGAAGCAGAACAAACGCGCTCATTTATTAGCGAGTATTGCACAACTCATGGCATTGAAAATCCATTATTTATTGACACTCAACTCGATAAAGATGGTCGTGCATGCGCTGAAGAAGCACTCGAACGCGGCGCTGATGTTGTTATTGCTGTAGGTGGTGACGGCACAGTACGTACAGTGGCGAGCGCGATGGCATATTCCACCCATGCTTTCGGCGTGATTCCTATTGGAACTGGAAATCTCTTTGCTCGCAATATGGGCATTCCTGTGGACAATGTAGAAGCAGCCCTGTCCATTGCAACTTCACATGGAAGCCGCCGTGTCGATATGGGACGTATGAGCCTGCTTGATTCAGCAGACCCAGAGCATGAGCACGGTTTTTTGGTTATTGCTGGAGCCGGTTTCGATGCAAATATGATTAATGATACCGATCCTGAACTCAAAGCAAATATCAGTTGGTTCGCGTATTTCGTAGCCGCTTTTAAGCATTTATTTGGAAAGAAAAGCCACGGCACGATTTTGATTCGCACTACTTCGGGAGCGCAACACACTATTGAATCAGCACAATTTAGAACGATTATGGCTGGCAACTGTGGCAATATTCCTGGCTTTACTCTTATGCCTGACGCCCAGTTTGACGATGGCATTCTGGACATCGAAACGATTGATACCCGTTCTGGAATTATTGGCTGGATGAGTCTGCTGTGGGATGTTATCCACAAGACTATTACTCGCAGTTCGAAGCAGTCACCTTTTGCAACTCATGCCACAGTACGTCAATATCAGGGGGTGAGTGCTGAGGTCATTATTGAAAAGCCTGTGCTCGCTGAAGTTGACGGTGATGTTTTATCTTTATCCAACCACTTTATTTTCACAGTTGACCGCCGTGCGCTTCTAGTGCGTGCTCCACGATTGGGAACAGCTGCCGAGGCAACGGGAAGTCTTCCTCCAGTTAAAGAGTAA